TGCTTTAAGTTCATCGTTTGTGAATTTTGATACGATTTTTTCTAATTGGTTGATTTTCTTTAAACTTTTTTCAGCAACACGCATTTCTGCGGTTTTGAAATCGAATAATTGACTAATACTTTTCATGTTTTAAATTATACCAATCTCACAAAATAATAAAAATACATTATAAATGTATAACTCGCTTTAGGGTTTCTCAGTTTTTTCAAGATTACAAAAAAATACAACTTACCCGTTGTATTTAATTGAAAGAATTTTAATATTATATTTTTTAATTGCATCAACTTCGTTTTCATCACCTTCAGCAGATCCTAACATAGCAACTGCAAGTGGGCTTTTGTTTGAAATTTTACCTTCAAATGGGTTTGTATCGTGTGTACCCATGATTGTAACAGTTTTTACTTCACCAGTTTCTAAAACTTTAAATTCAACTGTTGAACCAATTCCAACTGTTCTAACGTTTGTTGAAGATGAAC
The nucleotide sequence above comes from Mycoplasma sp. Pen4. Encoded proteins:
- the greA gene encoding transcription elongation factor GreA; its protein translation is MSKDELQGKIYLSSETLEKYKKEYEYLINVERPAVQAALKEARAQGDLSENAEYDAARDKQGAVEGRISELEQILDNAVIIGSSSTNVRTVGIGSTVEFKVLETGEVKTVTIMGTHDTNPFEGKISNKSPLAVAMLGSAEGDENEVDAIKKYNIKILSIKYNG